A window of Oncorhynchus nerka isolate Pitt River linkage group LG4, Oner_Uvic_2.0, whole genome shotgun sequence contains these coding sequences:
- the hmgcs1 gene encoding hydroxymethylglutaryl-CoA synthase, cytoplasmic isoform X2 produces the protein MIVSSYRMPGSAPANGEATWPKDVGVIALEIYFPSQYVDQAELEQFDGVSAGKYTVGLGQARMGFCSDHEDINSLCLTVVQRLMERNGLSYDQVGRLEVGTETIIDKSKSVKTVVMQLFEESGNTDVEGIDTTNACYGGTAALFNAVNWVESSSWDGRYALAVAGDIAVYATGSARPTGGAGAIAMLVGPNAPLAFDRGLRGTHMQHAYDFYKPDMASEYPVVDGKLSIECYLSALDRCYSVYRNKIHAQWQREGVDKRFSLEDFGYMVFHSPYCKLVQKSLARLVLSDFLSHPRPNTETGPFSGLEAFREVKPEETYFNRDVEKAFMKASTEMFDQKTKASLLVSNQNGNMYTPSVYGCLASVIAQHTPQHLAGQRIGLFSYGSGFAATLYSLRVSQDATPGSGLDKLCASLCDLKARLDSRRKVSPAMFAENMQLREDTHHLAPYVPQGAVEELFPGTWYLTRVDEKHRREYSRRSLNDDLPLEAGLVNSTTATEHIPSPVKKMPRLPASTAGPEAVTVSNGDH, from the exons ATGATTGTAAG CTCATACAGAATGCCTGGATCAGCCCCAGCCAACGGCGAGGCCACGTGGCCCAAAGATGTGGGCGTCATCGCCCTGGAGATCTACTTCCCCTCACAGTATGTGGACCAGGCCGAGCTGGAGCAGTTTGACGGCGTGTCGGCCGGCAAGTACACGGTGGGCCTAGGCCAGGCGCGTATGGGCTTCTGCTCGGACCACGAGGACATCAACTCCCTCTGCCTGACGGTGGTCCAGCGGCTGATGGAAAGGAATGGCCTCTCCTACGACCAGGTGGGCCGTTTGGAGGTGGGCACTGAGACCATCATCGACAAGTCCAAGTCGGTGAAGACGGTGGTGATGCAGCTGTTCGAGGAATCGGGCAACACGGACGTGGAGGGGATTGACACGACAAACGCTTGCTATGGGGGCACCGCCGCCCTCTTCAACGCCGTCAACTGGGTGGAGTCTAGCTCCTGGGACG GTCGTTATGCCCTGGCGGTGGCAGGAGACATTGCAGTTTACGCCACAGGAAGTGCCCGGCCGACAGGGGGCGCCGGTGCGATAGCCATGTTGGTAGGGCCCAACGCCCCACTGGCTTTTGACAGAG GTCTGCGGGGTACACACATGCAGCACGCCTACGACTTCTACAAGCCAGACATGGCGTCAGAATACCCTGTGGTGGACGGAAAGCTGTCTATCGAGTGCTACCTCAGCGCGTTAGATCGCTGTTACTCTGTCTACCGCAACAAGATCCATGCACAGTGGCAAAGAG AGGGTGTGGACAAGCGTTTCAGCCTGGAGGACTTTGGCTACATGGTGTTCCACTCTCCCTACTGCAAGCTGGTGCAGAAGTCCTTAGCCCGTCTGGTGCTCAGTGACTTCCTCAGCCACCCCAGGCCCAACACAGAGACTGGACCATTCAGTGGCCTGGAGGCTTTCAG GGAGGTGAAGCCGGAAGAGACCTACTTCAACAGGGATGTGGAGAAGGCCTTCATGAAGGCCAgcacagagatgtttgatcagaaGACCAAGGCTTCCCTCCTCGTCTCCAACCAGAACGGCAACATGTACACCCCCTCTGTCTACGGCTGCCTTGCTTCTGTCATCGCACA acacacacctcagcaCCTGGCGGGCCAGAGAATCGGCCTGTTCTCCTACGGCTCAGGGTTTGCCGCCACACTCTACTCCCTCCGAGTCTCCCAGGACGCCACGCCTG gCTCTGGATTGGATAAGCTCTGTGCCAGCCTGTGTGACCTCAAGGCCAGACTGGACTCCAGGAGGAAGGTGTCACCTGCCATGTTTGCGGAAAACATGCAGCTGAGGGAAGATACCCACCACCTag CACCGTACGTGCCCCAGGGCGCTGTGGAGGAGCTGTTTCCTGGGACGTGGTATCTGACCCGGGTGGACGAAAAGCACCGTCGGGAGTACTCCAGACGCTCCCTGAACGACGACTTGCCCCTGGAGGCTGGCCTGGTCAACTCCACCACAGCCACTGAG CACATCCCAAGCCCAGTGAAGAAGATGCCCCGCCTCCCCGCCTCCACAGCTGGTCCTGAGGCAGTCACCGTTAGCAATGGGGATCATTAA
- the hmgcs1 gene encoding hydroxymethylglutaryl-CoA synthase, cytoplasmic isoform X1: protein MIVSSYRMPGSAPANGEATWPKDVGVIALEIYFPSQYVDQAELEQFDGVSAGKYTVGLGQARMGFCSDHEDINSLCLTVVQRLMERNGLSYDQVGRLEVGTETIIDKSKSVKTVVMQLFEESGNTDVEGIDTTNACYGGTAALFNAVNWVESSSWDGRYALAVAGDIAVYATGSARPTGGAGAIAMLVGPNAPLAFDRGLRGTHMQHAYDFYKPDMASEYPVVDGKLSIECYLSALDRCYSVYRNKIHAQWQREGVDKRFSLEDFGYMVFHSPYCKLVQKSLARLVLSDFLSHPRPNTETGPFSGLEAFREVKPEETYFNRDVEKAFMKASTEMFDQKTKASLLVSNQNGNMYTPSVYGCLASVIAQHTPQHLAGQRIGLFSYGSGFAATLYSLRVSQDATPGSGLDKLCASLCDLKARLDSRRKVSPAMFAENMQLREDTHHLAPYVPQGAVEELFPGTWYLTRVDEKHRREYSRRSLNDDLPLEAGLVNSTTATEQHIPSPVKKMPRLPASTAGPEAVTVSNGDH from the exons ATGATTGTAAG CTCATACAGAATGCCTGGATCAGCCCCAGCCAACGGCGAGGCCACGTGGCCCAAAGATGTGGGCGTCATCGCCCTGGAGATCTACTTCCCCTCACAGTATGTGGACCAGGCCGAGCTGGAGCAGTTTGACGGCGTGTCGGCCGGCAAGTACACGGTGGGCCTAGGCCAGGCGCGTATGGGCTTCTGCTCGGACCACGAGGACATCAACTCCCTCTGCCTGACGGTGGTCCAGCGGCTGATGGAAAGGAATGGCCTCTCCTACGACCAGGTGGGCCGTTTGGAGGTGGGCACTGAGACCATCATCGACAAGTCCAAGTCGGTGAAGACGGTGGTGATGCAGCTGTTCGAGGAATCGGGCAACACGGACGTGGAGGGGATTGACACGACAAACGCTTGCTATGGGGGCACCGCCGCCCTCTTCAACGCCGTCAACTGGGTGGAGTCTAGCTCCTGGGACG GTCGTTATGCCCTGGCGGTGGCAGGAGACATTGCAGTTTACGCCACAGGAAGTGCCCGGCCGACAGGGGGCGCCGGTGCGATAGCCATGTTGGTAGGGCCCAACGCCCCACTGGCTTTTGACAGAG GTCTGCGGGGTACACACATGCAGCACGCCTACGACTTCTACAAGCCAGACATGGCGTCAGAATACCCTGTGGTGGACGGAAAGCTGTCTATCGAGTGCTACCTCAGCGCGTTAGATCGCTGTTACTCTGTCTACCGCAACAAGATCCATGCACAGTGGCAAAGAG AGGGTGTGGACAAGCGTTTCAGCCTGGAGGACTTTGGCTACATGGTGTTCCACTCTCCCTACTGCAAGCTGGTGCAGAAGTCCTTAGCCCGTCTGGTGCTCAGTGACTTCCTCAGCCACCCCAGGCCCAACACAGAGACTGGACCATTCAGTGGCCTGGAGGCTTTCAG GGAGGTGAAGCCGGAAGAGACCTACTTCAACAGGGATGTGGAGAAGGCCTTCATGAAGGCCAgcacagagatgtttgatcagaaGACCAAGGCTTCCCTCCTCGTCTCCAACCAGAACGGCAACATGTACACCCCCTCTGTCTACGGCTGCCTTGCTTCTGTCATCGCACA acacacacctcagcaCCTGGCGGGCCAGAGAATCGGCCTGTTCTCCTACGGCTCAGGGTTTGCCGCCACACTCTACTCCCTCCGAGTCTCCCAGGACGCCACGCCTG gCTCTGGATTGGATAAGCTCTGTGCCAGCCTGTGTGACCTCAAGGCCAGACTGGACTCCAGGAGGAAGGTGTCACCTGCCATGTTTGCGGAAAACATGCAGCTGAGGGAAGATACCCACCACCTag CACCGTACGTGCCCCAGGGCGCTGTGGAGGAGCTGTTTCCTGGGACGTGGTATCTGACCCGGGTGGACGAAAAGCACCGTCGGGAGTACTCCAGACGCTCCCTGAACGACGACTTGCCCCTGGAGGCTGGCCTGGTCAACTCCACCACAGCCACTGAG CAGCACATCCCAAGCCCAGTGAAGAAGATGCCCCGCCTCCCCGCCTCCACAGCTGGTCCTGAGGCAGTCACCGTTAGCAATGGGGATCATTAA
- the hmgcs1 gene encoding hydroxymethylglutaryl-CoA synthase, cytoplasmic isoform X3 → MPGSAPANGEATWPKDVGVIALEIYFPSQYVDQAELEQFDGVSAGKYTVGLGQARMGFCSDHEDINSLCLTVVQRLMERNGLSYDQVGRLEVGTETIIDKSKSVKTVVMQLFEESGNTDVEGIDTTNACYGGTAALFNAVNWVESSSWDGRYALAVAGDIAVYATGSARPTGGAGAIAMLVGPNAPLAFDRGLRGTHMQHAYDFYKPDMASEYPVVDGKLSIECYLSALDRCYSVYRNKIHAQWQREGVDKRFSLEDFGYMVFHSPYCKLVQKSLARLVLSDFLSHPRPNTETGPFSGLEAFREVKPEETYFNRDVEKAFMKASTEMFDQKTKASLLVSNQNGNMYTPSVYGCLASVIAQHTPQHLAGQRIGLFSYGSGFAATLYSLRVSQDATPGSGLDKLCASLCDLKARLDSRRKVSPAMFAENMQLREDTHHLAPYVPQGAVEELFPGTWYLTRVDEKHRREYSRRSLNDDLPLEAGLVNSTTATEQHIPSPVKKMPRLPASTAGPEAVTVSNGDH, encoded by the exons ATGCCTGGATCAGCCCCAGCCAACGGCGAGGCCACGTGGCCCAAAGATGTGGGCGTCATCGCCCTGGAGATCTACTTCCCCTCACAGTATGTGGACCAGGCCGAGCTGGAGCAGTTTGACGGCGTGTCGGCCGGCAAGTACACGGTGGGCCTAGGCCAGGCGCGTATGGGCTTCTGCTCGGACCACGAGGACATCAACTCCCTCTGCCTGACGGTGGTCCAGCGGCTGATGGAAAGGAATGGCCTCTCCTACGACCAGGTGGGCCGTTTGGAGGTGGGCACTGAGACCATCATCGACAAGTCCAAGTCGGTGAAGACGGTGGTGATGCAGCTGTTCGAGGAATCGGGCAACACGGACGTGGAGGGGATTGACACGACAAACGCTTGCTATGGGGGCACCGCCGCCCTCTTCAACGCCGTCAACTGGGTGGAGTCTAGCTCCTGGGACG GTCGTTATGCCCTGGCGGTGGCAGGAGACATTGCAGTTTACGCCACAGGAAGTGCCCGGCCGACAGGGGGCGCCGGTGCGATAGCCATGTTGGTAGGGCCCAACGCCCCACTGGCTTTTGACAGAG GTCTGCGGGGTACACACATGCAGCACGCCTACGACTTCTACAAGCCAGACATGGCGTCAGAATACCCTGTGGTGGACGGAAAGCTGTCTATCGAGTGCTACCTCAGCGCGTTAGATCGCTGTTACTCTGTCTACCGCAACAAGATCCATGCACAGTGGCAAAGAG AGGGTGTGGACAAGCGTTTCAGCCTGGAGGACTTTGGCTACATGGTGTTCCACTCTCCCTACTGCAAGCTGGTGCAGAAGTCCTTAGCCCGTCTGGTGCTCAGTGACTTCCTCAGCCACCCCAGGCCCAACACAGAGACTGGACCATTCAGTGGCCTGGAGGCTTTCAG GGAGGTGAAGCCGGAAGAGACCTACTTCAACAGGGATGTGGAGAAGGCCTTCATGAAGGCCAgcacagagatgtttgatcagaaGACCAAGGCTTCCCTCCTCGTCTCCAACCAGAACGGCAACATGTACACCCCCTCTGTCTACGGCTGCCTTGCTTCTGTCATCGCACA acacacacctcagcaCCTGGCGGGCCAGAGAATCGGCCTGTTCTCCTACGGCTCAGGGTTTGCCGCCACACTCTACTCCCTCCGAGTCTCCCAGGACGCCACGCCTG gCTCTGGATTGGATAAGCTCTGTGCCAGCCTGTGTGACCTCAAGGCCAGACTGGACTCCAGGAGGAAGGTGTCACCTGCCATGTTTGCGGAAAACATGCAGCTGAGGGAAGATACCCACCACCTag CACCGTACGTGCCCCAGGGCGCTGTGGAGGAGCTGTTTCCTGGGACGTGGTATCTGACCCGGGTGGACGAAAAGCACCGTCGGGAGTACTCCAGACGCTCCCTGAACGACGACTTGCCCCTGGAGGCTGGCCTGGTCAACTCCACCACAGCCACTGAG CAGCACATCCCAAGCCCAGTGAAGAAGATGCCCCGCCTCCCCGCCTCCACAGCTGGTCCTGAGGCAGTCACCGTTAGCAATGGGGATCATTAA